The segment TATctcaataattccttatatcTGTCGCGAGGGATAGTATTCCTAAAGAGATTGATCCCCAATTTTCTTGACCAAATGACTTCTGTCGGCTGCCCTTTGGCTAAGATTCCTCTCGCATACATTATTGCAATCAGTTGGAGTATTTCTCATGTGTTGGTTGTCCATACATCATTCTTAAGTTTTGAACAAGACTCaactattgtacattttacaatgtgatcaataatataattatcgatcAAGATTTCAAAAGCTGATAATGTTTTATCTGTAATGATGTTATGTTTTGCAAATGATGATGGGCCTGACACTTCCTTCAATAGGTTTTATTGGCTAAAACGGGCTGAAATTTCTCCATTTCCTATTTGTTTGTGCCAGATTGTGTTATCCTTGCCAACATACATTGACTCTTCTAATAAGTCggttgatttatgtttcttagCAGATGGGAATTGAGTCCCTTGATTGCATCCTggcatttcttgaaatgttaaatataccaattagttgttaataaatacatttaatatatagcaaaactaataatggtattcaagaaaattaattaccgACAGGCTTGTCAAAAACCTCAGAATAGTCATCAGAATCAGAAGAAATTGATTGAGGTGGTTGGGcatattcttcatctttttccaaTTTGAAATCCTCACCTTCAGAATCGGAGTACCATATGCACTCAAAGCTCAaaactcaatattatttttaattactaaaaaaatatttaaaaactattaattaattataaaaaagacaatgacattttattacctactaaaagtaaattttaaataatttgaacttaGATGTATCactaaatgaaattaataaatacttaaacatTGACATAATTAACATGtcaatcatttttcattgaatataacttgattatattataaagatttaaagaccattaaaataaatacatttgaatgaAGAATAAAGTCTAATAAAAGATAGTTAACATGACATTATGCCAATCTATAAAGGATTAAAACATGATGTATCAGctatagatattaaaatattattaagataacaattagttaaatcaactctaaaaaaataaacaatactaaaataaatagagGTTTGTATAtctaagttatatttatatcaaattagaACCAAAAGTTATACAACGTTTTTATTtgccaataatttttaatttaatcaaaaataaagaaaaaggaaagaTCATTTGAGTAGTTAAAACATGATCATATTAATTGTTAAACGATACCCAAAGAGATATGCTTGTTTCAAGTGAAGATGAGGaagaatgagtaaaaaaaaagtaaacacaaaAAGGAGGGCACCCGATTTACATTTATGTAATTACTTTTAGCGTATCTGAATAATAATCATACATTAGCTACATGGaccttaatatataaaccacAGAAGAATGCAAAGAAGTCATCACTTGATCCTGAATAGCAATAGCAAAAACATGAAATCCTTTCAGAGCATATCCCTTATCATTGCTTCGGTACTCTTGAGTCTCTCCGTTGCTGATAAACCTCCTGGATTTGGAGGATCCCCTCCTTTAGGTCAATATGCTTCATCTCAGAGTAATTACGGCAATGGTTTGAGTGGATATGAGCAAGAAGTTGATCCTCTTGCGGCTCTTGCTGATGCCATTCCCGGAGTTCCTGGAGAGGACTATCCCATTTACTCTGAAGTACCAGAAACTTCTTTTGTGTGTGATGGACAAATTGAAGGAGGATACTATGCAGATCCAGAGGCTCAATGTCAAGCCTTTCATATTTGCGGTGCTGATGCTTCTGGTGGTCTAGCCAAGTATTCTTTCCTCTGTCCCAACGGCACTCTCTTCAATCAAGAGTATTTCATCTGTGACTGGTGGTTCAACTTTGACTGTGCTCAAGCTGAGGAGTTGTACTCTCGCAATGAAGAAATTGCAGCTGAGCGAGAAGCTGCAGCTGGAGATTTGGATGCCTATGGTTCAGCTCCTGCTGGATATGGTGCTCCTTCTAATGGTTATGGTTCACCATCCAGTTCTAAGTCTGGTTCTGCAAAATATAACAAACCATCTCCTCCATCACGTCGTGCCTCTCCTAAGAGAAAATCATCGAACACCCCCTCATCTGGATATGGAACCCCTTCATCTCCTGCCCCTGGTGGATATGGATCCCCCGTTGCTCCACAGTCttcttatcaattttaaaattcataaggatgtatttatcaaatatttaaaaaggatcattataactttgtatatattaaatttttattatatttagaactttgtttttatttcatccagatatatatatatatttgtttagaCCGGGGCTGGGGAGTGAGGGTAGCTTTTATCAATGGGAAGGAGGGGGTAAAATGATCAACAttacaatgtatataattttataaataggtttatttttagaatgaatatttatatatatatgtgtccCACCTAATcgtgaatgaaactttggaatGATTTAATttgcttaataaataatttattaacttttttacgTAATATCAACTggtaaaacaatacaaaaaaacatttcttgtgaaacaaatttcttcatcagaccAGTGACAACTGAGattaaggcaaaaaaaaaaatagttagcGCTTCTTGACGATGGAATGAGTTATAAAGAGATCTTCCTGCTCCAAGGGTCTCAATTACCAAGATTTAAAAGCTAAAGGACGACAGCAAGTGCCTTGAGAGAAAGACTGGAAGCCacaatacaaaaaacaacaatttcaaAGTGGTGTAAAACAACATTTCCGAATTTGCCCAATGTGCCGTCCTTCTTCACCAGACTGCAACCCTCTTCACTTTACTATCTGGGGCGTCatctagaaataaatattataagtaaatttattatatatttttttcattttaaagctTTGAAAACAACGCTTAAATACACGATTTAAATCCGAATAATGATAATACGTAGTTTTTGTTGAACTAATACTAAAACGATTTGGTATGATTAAAAAACTAACGATAAAGAATACGCGCAATATAaggtacaaatattatattgtgtaCTTAAAATACCAATGGTTTTATCGgttctaatatattattcctgtgtcataaattgaaatatttgaacgACTTTCAGAGGTGGTGGCCCCGATTGGCTCTTAAACATGTGCTGATGTTTGTATTTTACAACACATTTGAAACGCAGAATACAGGGTGTTCAGGCTATATATGCCGCAAAAAGGATTCTTTTCaacacaattttctctccaaccagttatcacattaaaaaaatagaatctaaACCTTTAtagattttgagtttttttatttaaaaaatccatccatcctcaattacagtctctatactaGACCAAAAGTGCAAGCAAGCCTTCGCTACTTGGTTCCTTCGCAAATCCtgaaattccttcttgatccgacgGATAAGTTTGTCTATGGTGTTGCAGAGGTTTCAGTTGGTTTGTTGCTCGATCGCATCctacagaataaaaaattgtttcagaTCCggtgagtttggaggccaaaagtccgtGAGATGAAATCGTCAAAACTGTTTTGGAGGCATGTGATCGAAACCTGCATTATTATTGTctcaaaatcacctttagaGGACCAGCAATACCTCCTAACCTTACGAACGAACGTCTCACAGAGTCTCAGAGTTTAAGCAATTGTTATATTGTTGCTCCCAGTGCAGATTCCAAGGAAGGCTTcttgccttttccaaatatatttttttttaaattcgtcaattgattctacctttttttttcaaatggtatTGTTTGAAAAATCAGCTGTCTAAGTGCCCGTGTTTGCCCGAGAGAGTGATAAACTGAACCAAAAAGTGCATTTTAAATTTAGGACATTCATAAACCAGATGAAGAGGTTCTTCATCTTTTAAACCACTTTTACGACATAGTGGGCTAACTTCATGATGCATGAGGTGATAGTGTCGGCGTAGAGACAATGCCTTTTGATAAATGTAATCAAAAAGTTCAGTTCtcctttcaaaaaatccaagagATGCTTCCACCTCCCAAGTCTAACTCTTGGGAGCATTGCACGGCTTTGACGGCAATAGTCAAGGTTCGACCAAAGTGTCTGCCATTTGTCAATGTAATGGGAAGAGACCTTCTCCCTATTGTAAgtagttatttctttatctatGAGCATGTATAGGctataaaaacatgattttttgtcGAAATTGTTCTCaaggctataaaaaaaaaatcttaatataattacatttagaTTATTTTCGAATAAAGTTCCTTTGGATGTCcttgtttttaatgtttgtcataaaattttataaatcagaagagtaattaattaaatcatccACACCTACAAGGAGGGAGTATAATTATCATGTTTGTATTATTATGCGAAGACTAACCCTGTCCAACCTTATTCGAATATAATTCAAATGCAATGGTATAAAGCCTTCAAAAGCCTTGAGAACGATTGGGGCAAAAATCATGATATAAAATGTAGGTAAGTTGTATAATGTTGGAccatcatattttcaaaaaaagggtTTCTTGACCATCCTCCTTGGGCATAAGCAATGAagaacttaattaaaaataaacaggtGCCGCTATCCccgttcaaaaatataaatataatttacttcccTATCaccaaaatgaattttgaaacgTAAAGGAAAAAGGACTGTCGAGGAATTAATGGTATCAAACCTTTTAACTTAGCCAGACATGGCTATACTAAAGTTGCAAATAAACTcgagatataaaaataaagccaCAAATGGTTCTATTCAATCAATGAGGGGTAACATTTTGGAGGGAAAAGGAAGTAAACGAATTTTTTGCCTCTTTAAAAAAGGACTGGAATTAAAACTGGCAAGctgataaaaagaataaaaaaagatcttaaaaaaaaacggtATATCTTACCAGCagaatttttaaagataataatatgttaggacatattttttttttttgctatattcgAATAGATAAAATGCATCCATCATATAGGAACTGTTgtgaataaaaaacatgttttacgGTAAAActttgagcaaaaataaatcaagaagtCCTACAAAATCCAgcgatttttcattttgaacaaatttcaatttcaaatttcacagatattttactttgatattgtttggatttataaaaataagacttttatttatttgaaactctttaaatatacaaagtggGACCCCGAAACTTGctgtagcatttaattacgatttaatctctatttttttattgattatgagGTTGCATTATTCAGCCAAACGATaagtgaaaaagaaaaaatcagttatatatttttttgacatgtcTCCAAGTGTGAAAATGtaagagctttaaaaaaaggtaacgCGGAGGATATCTCCCCAGCGTCGTTGTCAGTCCTGAAGGTTGCAAATATAATTGACGGCTACATCTCAGCTACGTACAATATCAAGAAGTGCATTACATCCCCAGAAAtctaagaagaaccaaaacttctacaGAAACAAAATGGGTCACTTCTGGTCTTTCTGCAAGTAGCCCTTCTCACGCCCTAATTTATTTCCCTTCATTCCATAAACATAACATTTGTTAGTGATACTGCTGCAAGTTTGGTGTACCCATTCAGTAGAcatcaaataatattgaacaGCTTTAAAAGTATTGGGACtgatttcgagaaaaaaaaaatatatttttacatgtcTCTACGGA is part of the Lepeophtheirus salmonis chromosome 14, UVic_Lsal_1.4, whole genome shotgun sequence genome and harbors:
- the LOC121129704 gene encoding uncharacterized protein, translated to MQRSHHLILNSNSKNMKSFQSISLIIASVLLSLSVADKPPGFGGSPPLGQYASSQSNYGNGLSGYEQEVDPLAALADAIPGVPGEDYPIYSEVPETSFVCDGQIEGGYYADPEAQCQAFHICGADASGGLAKYSFLCPNGTLFNQEYFICDWWFNFDCAQAEELYSRNEEIAAEREAAAGDLDAYGSAPAGYGAPSNGYGSPSSSKSGSAKYNKPSPPSRRASPKRKSSNTPSSGYGTPSSPAPGGYGSPVAPQSSYQF